DNA from Brachyspira aalborgi:
TTATAAAGTATAGAAACCGCAGCCAAAGAAGAAATATCGCTTCCCGAATTGACTACAAAACTTTTTAAGGAATAAGTCGGATTTTCCATAACGCTACCGCTTCCTATTACCAAAGCCTCGATATCGGAATCTGTGACAATTTTTTTCTTGTCGGCTAAATTCTTAAAACTTATAAAAGCTTCTTCCAAAGTTTTTTTATCAATATCGTATCCTAAAGATTTTACTCTATCCTTAAAAGCATGCTTGCCTGAATGTTTGCCCAAAACCATTTTATTTTGAGGAATTCCTATATCTTCGACATTCATTATCTCATAAGTGCTTCTCTCTTTCAATACGCCATGTTGATGAATTCCCGCTTCATGAGCGAATGCGTTTGAACCGACTATAGCCTTATTAGGAGCGACAACCATACCAGATATTGTAGATAATAATTTTGATATTTTATATATTCTTTTTGTATTTATATTAGTATAAGCGTTATAAAAATCTTTTCTCGTCTTTATTCCCATAACTATCTCTTCCAAACTCGCATTTCCAGCGCGCTCTCCAATTCCGTTTATAGTGCATTCCACTTGAGTAGCACCCGCCAAAATTGCAGAAAGAGAATTTGCAGTTCCAAGTCCCAAATCGTCATGGCAATGAACGGATATATCTACTTTATCAATTCCTTTAACATTTTCTTTTAAATATTTTATCAAATCAGCCATTTCAATAGGCGTAGAATAACCGACAGTATCTGGAACATTTATCGTAGTAGCTCCGTTTTCAATAGCGATAGAATAAGCTTTTGCCAAAAATTCTCTATCGCTTCTAGATGCATCTTCGGCGGAAAATTCTATAAAATCAAATTTCTTTTTTGCATAAGAAACAGAATCTTTTATAGCTTTCAATACCTGCTCTCTCGTCATTTCAAGTTTATGCTTCAAATGAATATCGCTTGTCGCTATAAATATATGGAGCATCGGATGTTTTGCTTCGGCTAAAGATTCGTAAGCTCTATCTATATCTTTTTTATTGCATCTAGATAAACTTGCCAATTTTGAATTTTTTACGACTTTGCTAATTTCTTTTATAGCTTTAAAATCATCGTCCGAACAAATTGCAAATCCGCCTTCTATTACATCGACTCCCAATTTATCCAATTCAGAAGCCATCTCCAATTTTTCGTTTAAATTCATTGTGCAACCTGGCGATTGCTCGCCGTCTCTTAAAGTAGTGTCAAAAATTTTAATCTTTCTCATTTTTAAACCTCGCATATAAAACGATAAATTAAATATTATTTTTTAATCCAACTCATCATTTTTCTTAATTCCGCTCCGACTTTTTCTAATTTATGCTCGCTTTCCACTCTTTTTGTAGCGTTAAATTTTGCCTTTCTTCCTGCGCTAAACTCTTGCATAAACTCGCTTGCGAAAGTTCCGTCCTGAATTTCTCTTAAAACTTTTTTCATTTCTTTTCTCGTCTCTTCCGTTATCATTCTTCTACCCGTTCTATAATCTCCATATTCGGCAGTATTTGAAATTGAATATCTCATCATAGCAAAACCTCCAGAATATATTAAATCGACTATAAGCTTCATTTCATGTATGCATTCAAAATAAGCCATTTCAGGTTCGTATCCAGCTTCAACCAAAGTGTCGAATCCCGCTTTCATAAGCTCGGTAACGCCTCCGCATAAAACCGCTTGCTCTCCGAATAAATCCGTTTCCGTTTCTTCTCTAAAACTCGTTTCTAATATTCCCGCTCTTCCCGCTCCAATTCCGCTTGCATAAGCCAAAGCATAATCTTTCGCTCTTCCGCTAAAATCTTGATAAACGGCAATTAAACTCGGAACTCCTCTACCTTCCAAATATTGACTTCTAACGGTATGTCCAGGTCCTTTAGGCGCAACCATTATAACATCTATATTTTTTGCAGGAACTACAAATTGAAAATGAATATTAAAGCCATGAGCGAACATTAATATATTTCCTTCTTTCATATAAGGCGCGACTTGATTGTTATATATGTCGGCTGAAACTTCGTCAGGAACAAGCATCATAACGATATCCGCAGATTTTGCGGCTTCTTCAACTTCCATAACTTTTAAGCCCGCTTCTTCAGCTTTCTTAAAATTAGCGCTATTTT
Protein-coding regions in this window:
- a CDS encoding 2-isopropylmalate synthase, whose amino-acid sequence is MRKIKIFDTTLRDGEQSPGCTMNLNEKLEMASELDKLGVDVIEGGFAICSDDDFKAIKEISKVVKNSKLASLSRCNKKDIDRAYESLAEAKHPMLHIFIATSDIHLKHKLEMTREQVLKAIKDSVSYAKKKFDFIEFSAEDASRSDREFLAKAYSIAIENGATTINVPDTVGYSTPIEMADLIKYLKENVKGIDKVDISVHCHDDLGLGTANSLSAILAGATQVECTINGIGERAGNASLEEIVMGIKTRKDFYNAYTNINTKRIYKISKLLSTISGMVVAPNKAIVGSNAFAHEAGIHQHGVLKERSTYEIMNVEDIGIPQNKMVLGKHSGKHAFKDRVKSLGYDIDKKTLEEAFISFKNLADKKKIVTDSDIEALVIGSGSVMENPTYSLKSFVVNSGSDISSLAAVSILYNDNNVVEGIAKGNGPIDAAFCAIDSITSNRAKLTTYSINAITEGEDALGEVIVKLSDGKDKMVIGRAVSTNVIEASLKAYVNALNKL
- the ilvC gene encoding ketol-acid reductoisomerase, with amino-acid sequence MIKKYYDADCNLGLLDNKTVAIMGFGSQGHAHAQNLKESGVKVIVGLRKNSANFKKAEEAGLKVMEVEEAAKSADIVMMLVPDEVSADIYNNQVAPYMKEGNILMFAHGFNIHFQFVVPAKNIDVIMVAPKGPGHTVRSQYLEGRGVPSLIAVYQDFSGRAKDYALAYASGIGAGRAGILETSFREETETDLFGEQAVLCGGVTELMKAGFDTLVEAGYEPEMAYFECIHEMKLIVDLIYSGGFAMMRYSISNTAEYGDYRTGRRMITEETRKEMKKVLREIQDGTFASEFMQEFSAGRKAKFNATKRVESEHKLEKVGAELRKMMSWIKK